The stretch of DNA TCAAAAAGAATGGTAGGAATGATTAATTACGACTTACAGAAAATCCGTGCTATCGTGCTCGATGTGGATGGGGTGCTGTCGGCTCAAACCATTACCTTGGCATCAGACGGCGAGCCTCTTCGCACCGTTAACATCAAAGATGGTTATGCCATTCAGTTGGCCTGCAAACAAGAACTTCGCATCGGTATTATCACCGGTGGCGATACGCAGGCCGTCAGACTGAGATACGAACGTCTTGGTGTGAAAGACCTCTACATGAAGACGGCTGTGAAGCTGACGGCCTACGAAGATTTCATTGAGAAATACGGGCTGCGTGATGAGGAAGTGATGTATATGGGCGACGATGTGCCCGACTTCGAGGTGATGACCCGTTGCGGATGCCCCTGCTGTCCCGCAGATGCCTGTGCCGATATCAAGAACGTTAGTCTTTACGTGAGCCACTATCCTGGCGGGCAGGGCTGCGTTCGAGACATCATCGAACAAACAATGAGGGCACAGAATAAATGGATGAATACCGCCAAAGCCTTTGGTTGGTAAGCCGCGACATAAAAAGAAAGAAACATGAAAAGCTATCAACTGATATTGGCAAGCCAATCGCCCCGGCGAAAAGAGCTGCTCGAGGGTTTGGGAATCCCGTTTTGTGTACGTGTGATTGAGGGTATCGACGAGAGTTTTCCCGAGGATTTGCCCATCGAAGACATCCCCGTTTATATTTCCAAGCAGAAAGCATCGGTCTATGCCAAGTGCATAGCCGAAGACGAAGTGGTGCTCACGGCCGACACGGTAGTGGTGTGTCAAGGACAGGTATTGGGCAAACCGAAAGACGAAGACGATGCCCGCCGCATGCTTAATCTGCTCAGCGGGAGAACACATGAGGTGATCACCGGCGTCACTGTCAAGACACGGGAAGAAGAAAAAAGTTTTTCGGTCGTCACAGAGGTGCAATTCAAGTCCCTCACACCGCAGGAAATCGATTTTTATATCCGTCGTTTCAAACCCTTCGATAAGGCCGGAGCCTACGGCATACAAGAGTGGATAGGCTACATCGGCGTGATCTCCATCCATGGGAGCTACTTCAACGTCATGGGATTGCCCGTGCAACGCATTTACGAAGAACTGAAAACGTTTTTCCCGATTTCGTAAATCCCTTATCAACAACGTTCTGTTACTGTTTTTTGACTGAAGATGTAAAAAAGTATTGCAATATTGTTGTGTTAACAAAATAATGAGTACATTTGCATACATCAGTAGGCATTTAGTTTTTTTAGTATGGCAAATTCAGTAGAGACACAAGGCAAAAAGAAGGATTCCCCGATATTCATTAATCCCCATTTGATGGGTAAATTAGCGAGGAATATCAATCAGGAGATTTCTGTTAATCAGAAGTACAAAGACAAACATTACTCGGCGAAACAGCTGGCAAAAGACTTGGGCACCAACACGAGGTATGTATCCACGGTCATCAACCGACAGTTTGGAATGAACTACACCTCCTTTGTCAACAAATTTCGCATTGAGGAAGCGATGCGATTGTTGAAAGACGACAGAATGTCGCACCTCAATATTGAGGAAGTTTCGGATGCGGTGGGCTTCTCCACTCGTCAGTCTTTCTACACGTCGTTTAAGAGAATTGTAGGGATGACTCCGCGGGAGTACCGGATTTCTCAGTACGATGTAGTTGAATAAATGGTATCTCCACAGGACGAAAGTCGTGTGGAGATTTTTTGATCTCTGCCGGATGGCATGAGAAAAGGGCCTTTTCGGCTTCCCAAAATTGGGAAAGACAGAAAACGAAAGAAAATAGACTTCCCAAAGTTGGGAAAGCTCCAAAATGAGAAAAAGGAGGGTTCTCAAGGTTGGGAAAGGCCCAAAACGAGAAAAAGAAAGTTTCCCAAAGTTGGGAAAGACTGAAAACGGGAAAAACAAGATGTCCCAAACTTGGGACGCTTCCCCAGACTTAAGACTCGGATGTCAACGCCCTACAACCCTCCTCACGGAAGAACTCGAGGCGCGAAACACAAAACAATGAAATTGAAACCGATGACAGATACATTCCATTATTCCGACGAGAAATTCGCAGACATTCAGATGTTGCGCTATCGACTGCCCGGATTCGAGCAGTTGCCCCTTCAGAAGAAACTCTACATTTATTATCTCTCACAAGCAACATTGTGCGGACGCGACATCACTACCGATCAGTTCGGCCGTTACAATCTGCGTATCCGGCAATCGCTCGAAGCCATTTATCGATATTATCGGGCAGAGACAACGGATGTTGGGGGCAGCGAAGAGGCGACGAATCGACTCAACGGGCAGGCGAAAAAGAATCTCGAGGCCCTGCGGGTGTATCTTAAACGCGTATGGTTTTCGAATGGTATCTACCACCATTACGGTTGCGAGAAGATGGAACCTGGGTTCGATGAGACGTTTTTCCGGGCTGCCCTCCATGCGGTTCCTACTTCCGAGTTGCCCATGCAGGGGTATAACACGGTGGACGAACTCTGCAACGAACTTTGCAACGTCATCTTCCGCCCCGACTTTCAGCCCAAACGGGTAAACAAAACCGACGGCGAAGATCTTGTTCAAACCTCGGCTTGCAATTATTATGAGGGCGTGAGCCAAGCAGAGGCCGAAGCTTTTTATGCAGATAAGAAAAAGCGGAGCGGTAGTTATTCACCGTCGTGGGGACTGAACTCGAAGTTGGTGAAGCGCAACGGTCGGCTCGAAGAAATTGCATGGACAGCCACGGGACTCTATGGTTCCGCCATCCGCCAAATCGTCTTTTGGTTGGAAAAGGCCAAAGACGTAGCAGAGAATCATCAACAGGAAGAGGTCATCGGGTTGCTCATCGACTATTATCGCACCGGATGTCTCGAAACGTTCGACACTTACAGTATCGCTTGGCTCAAGGAACAAGAGGGGCAGGTGGATTTCATCAACGGATTCATTGAAGTCTACGGCGACCCGTTGGGCCTCAAAGCCTCTTGGGAGGGCATTGTGCACTACAAAGATCTCGAGGCTACTCGCCGTACGCAACTCATCAGCAGTCATGCGCAATGGTTTGAAGACCATTCGCCCGTCGCTCCTCCATTTCGTAAGCGCGAGGTGCGTGGCGTAACGGCCAACGTTGTCTGTGCAGCTATGCTCGGCGGTGACGAATATCCTTCTACCGCCATTGGTATCAATCTGCCCAATGCCGACTGGATTCGTGCCCAGCACGGATCTAAGAGCGTTACCATCGGTAATCTTACCGAGGCCTATAACCGGGCGGCGAAAGGCAATGGATTTAAGGAGGAATTTGTGGTGGACGAAGATACGCTTCGTCTCATCGAACGCTATGGCGACCTCTGCGATGATCTGCACACCGATTTGCACGAGTGTCTCGGTCATGGTAGCGGACAACTCCTGCCCGGTGTCAGTCCCGATGCCCTCAAAGCCTATGGCAACACGATAGAGGAGGCCCGCGCCGATCTCTTCGGACTTTACTATCTGGCCGACGAAAAACTCGTTCAACTCGGCCTCGTTCCCGATGCTGAGACCTACCGCGCCCAGTATTACACCTACTTGATGAACGGACTCCTCACCCAACTCACCCGCATCGAACCGGGTAAGCAAATCGAAGAGGCTCATATGCGTAACCGTGCACTTATTGCCCGCTGGGTAATCGATCAGGGCAACGGGGCCGCAGAACTCATCCGTCGAGACGGAAAGATCTTCGTCCGCATCAACGACTATCCCCGTCTGCGAGAACTCTTCGCCCGTCTGCTGGCTGAGATACAACGCATCAAGAGCGAAGGCGACTTCGAAGCGGCACGTCACCTCGTCGAATCTTACTCCGTGAAGGTGGATGCAGGTCTGCATCGCGAAGTGCTCGACCGTTATGCCCGCCTCTGCCTCGCACCCTACAAAGGCTTTATCAATCCTCGCCTTACACCTGTTACGGACGAAAACGGTGCGATTGTCGACATTGCCATCGACTATACCGAGGCTTACGACGAACAGATGCTCCGCTATTCGACTCACTATTCTTTTCTTTCAACGGAAAACCTCGAAACGAAATGACAGAAGCAACCCACCAACGCCTCATGGCTATCAAACAGTCGTTCCGCTTTGTGATGGACGGAACTACCTCACGGTTGATGGCCAGCAAAGGGGCTACCTATAAAATCAATTGGGGCGTACCTTTCCATGAACTTCGAAAAATGGCTCAGGACTATGGGAAAGACTACGACCTGGCTGTGGAACTCTGGAAAGAGGACATCCGCGAGTGTAAAATTCTCGCTACCCTCATCATGCCTCCCGAACGTATGTCGACCGATCTTGTAGACGTATGGATGGAACAACCTCTCTCACAGGAGATGGCCGAGATGCTGGCTTTCAATCTTTATCAGTATCTTTCTTTCGCCCCAGCGTTGGCCTATCGCTGGATGGCCGCCGAAGATGTTTCGCGGCAAATTTGCGCTTACCATATTCTTGCTCGTCTTTTCATGCGTGGACAGGAGCCCAACGAACGTGGGGCCGACGAATATCTCGACCAAGTGGATGCGGCTCTGCACCACGATCACCTCGGCGTAAGGCGCGCTGCATCGGCCAGTTTGCAAAAGTTTTCTCTCTTGGGTGAGGAATACGCTAAGCGAGTTACTCCTTGGCTCCAATCGATCTAATTCTCCGTTCTCTTGGATCGCCAGGACATTGGAGGTCCAGTGTGTAGGGATGTTTTATATAATAATGTGTCTGCCCTTTGAAGATTTTGTTGTAATTTTGTGCGGCTGACAAAGAAAGCTCGCAAATGAAGACAGACATCAACAATAAAGCGCGTCGGATTCTCGACGCCTATCTCGAAGCCAACGGTCATCGCAAAACAACCGAGCGATATACCATTCTCAATGCAGCATGTCACATCAATGGGCATTTCTCGTTAGAAGATTTGTCTGATGCTATCACGGTAGCGGGACTGAAAGTGAGTCGGGCCACGCTCTACAATACGATGCGGCTCTTCGCAAGACTGCAATTGGTGGTGCGGCACAGACTGGCCGACGGAACTAAATATGAGATGAACTTAGGCGACGATTGTCACTGTCATCAAGTGTGTACGCTGTGCGGTGCGGTCTCGGAAGTGAGAATCCCCGAGGTGAGTAGAGTGCTTGAGGCGGCAACGTTCAACAACTTCCGGCAAGACGGATTCACCCTCTACCTCTACGGTGTCTGCTCGGAATGCCAAAATAGATTGGAGAGAACAAAGAAATCCGAGAAGAAAAGAAAACTTGTAAAAGAAAAAACAATATGAGCAAAGGAAAAGTGGACGTCCTATTGGGATTACAGTGGGGCGACGAAGGCAAAGGAAAGGTGGTAGACGTGCTCACCCCCGAATATGACGTGATAGCACGTTTCCAGGGCGGACCCAATGCCGGGCATACGCTCGAGTTCAACGGTGAGAAATATGTTTTGCGCAGCATCCCATCGGGTATCTTCCAAGGCGGGAAGGTGAATGTCATTGGTAACGGAGTGGTGTTAGCTCCCGACCTGTTTATGGCTGAAGCCCAGGAGTTGGAACGAAGCGGGCACGACTTGAAAAGTCGACTGTATATCTCGAGAAAAGCCCATCTGATCATGCCTACTCATCGTTTGCTTGATGCGGCCTACGAGTCGGCGAAAGGAGCGAGCAAGGTGGGAACGACTGGTAAGGGAATCGGTCCGGCCTACACCGACAAAGTGTCGCGAAACGGACTGCGCGTGGGTGACATTTTCGACGGCTTCGAAGAGAAATACACCCAGCATAAGACACAACACGAAGCCATTCTGCGTAGCCTGAACTACACCCACTACGACTTATCTCAGACAGAGCAAGCCTGGATGAAGGGCGTGAACTATTTGCGCGGATTTAATATCGTAGACAGCGAACACGAACTCAACCATCTATTACAAAACGGGAAATCCATTCTTTGCGAGGGTGCGCAAGGTACGATGCTCGATGTCGACTTCGGCAGCTATCCCTTTGTCACTTCGTCTAACACCATCACCGCCGGAGCGTGCTCGGGACTGGGCATCGGGCCCAATAAAATCGGCAACGTCTATGGCATCATGAAAGCCTATTGCACCCGCGTAGGCTCGGGACCGTTCCCCACCGAACTCTTCGACAAGACGGGCAAACAGCTCCGTGATCTCGGACATGAATATGGGGCCGTGACCGGTCGCGAACGTCGCTGCGGATGGATCGACCTCGTGGCTCTTCGTTATGCCATCATGATCAACGGTGTGACGCACCTCATTATGATGAAGAGCGACGTGCTTGACGGTTTCAGCACCATCAAGGCCTGCATAGCCTATCAACGCGATGGCAAAATATTGGACGATTTCCCCTACGACATCGAGCACAACATTCAACCGGTATACAAAGAACTGCCGGGTTGGCAAACCGATATGACGGGCCTCACCAGCGAGGATCAATTTCCCGCAGCTTTCAAGGCCTATATCGATTTCTTGGAAGAAGAGCTTAAGACGCCCATCAAAATCGTCTCCATCGGTCCGGACCGTAAGCAGACTATCGTGAGAAAAGGATGACTGAAAAAGGAAAGCAAATGACGAATAAACCCTCTATCCCCAAAGGAACGCGCGACTTCTCGCCCATCGAAATGGCGAAGCGCAATTACATCTTCAACACCATCAAGAGCGTTTATGCCCTGTACGGATTCGAGCCCATCGAAACGCCGGCTATGGAAACGCTGCAAACACTACTGGGCAAGTATGGCGAAGAGGGCGACAAACTGCTCTTCAAGGTGCTCAACTCGGGCGACTTTATGAGCAAAGTCGCTACAGAAGAACTTGTCGATGGAAATTCGCTGCGACTCTCGACCTGCATCTGCGAAAAAGGTCTGCGATACGATCTCACCGTTCCTTTCGCCCGCTACGTTGTGATGCACCGCGATGAATTGCAATTACCTTTCAAACGCTACCAAATTCAGCCTGTGTGGCGTGCCGACCGGCCACAGAAAGGCCGTTACCGCGAGTTCTATCAGTGCGATGCAGACGTGGTAGGTTCCGACTCGTTGCTCAACGAGGTGGAACTCCTCCAAATCATCGACACCGTCTTCACCCGTTTCGGCATCCGCGTGCAAATCAAACTGAATAATCGGAAGATACTTGCCGGCATCGCCGAATACATTGGTGCACCCGATCAAATCGTCGACATCACCGTGGCCATTGATAAACTTGATAAAATCGGTCTTGATGCCGTGAACGCCGAATTGTTGTCCAGCGGTATCCCTGCCGATGCCATAGAAAAGCTTCAGCCCATTCTCACGCTTTCGGGCAGCAACGCAGACAAGCTCGATACCATTTATCGCACCATTGCCACGTCGGAAACAGGGAAGAAAGGCATTGAAGAAACGCGATTCATCCTTGACAAATTGGACATGGTGGGACTGAACAATGAGCTCGAACTCGACCTCACCCTGGCCCGTGGACTCAACTATTACACCGGAGCCATCTTCGAAGTAAAGGCCTGCGACGTAGCCATTGGCAGCATTACAGGCGGCGGACGCTACGACAACCTCACGGGTATCTTTGGAATGCCGGGGTTGAGCGGGGTAGGGTTCAGCTTTGGTGCAGACCGAATTTACGACGTTCTCAACACGCTCGACCTTTATCCACGAGAACTGGTGGGTACCACACGCCTGCTTTTCATCAATTTCGGCGAGGCGGAGGCTGACTATTGTCTTCCGCTCATCTCCCAGATTCGTTCCGCCGGCATCACGGCCGAAATTTATCCCGATTCCGTCAAGATGAAAAAACAGATGAGCTATGCCAACGCCAAACACATCCCCTTTGTGGCACTGGCAGGCGAAACGGAGATGAAAGCCGGCAAAATTACCCTCAAGAACATGGAGACGGGCGAGCAGACGCTCGTCACAATCGACGAACTCATCACTGCCATCGGCTGAAAAGTTGAAAATCATCCATAATCTTACTGATGGCTCTGAACATTTCAGAAAGCTTCCCTGGCACCCAGCGGTGATTCTGAACATTTCAGAAAGCTTCCCTGGCACCCAGCGGCCGTTCTGAACATTTCAGAAAGCTTCCCTGGCACTCAGCGGCCGTTCTGAACATTTCAGAAAGCTTCCCTGACATCCAGCGGTGGTTCTGAAAAGTTCAGAAGAGAAAAAACAAAACACCATGTTCAACCTCAAGAGAGAAAATCGACTTCGCATTTATATGGGGTTGTAAAAAGATTGTCGTATTTTTGCAGCCAAAACGATAAAAACAAAAAAGTGATGATAAAAATAACGTTTCCAGACGGCTCTGTCCGTGAATATAAAAAAGGTATTACAGGTATAGAAATTGCACAGAGCATCTCGCCCGCCTTGGCACGAGAGGTATTGGCTTGCGGTGTCAACGGAAAGACCGTCGAACTAAACCGACCCATTAACGAAGATGCCACTCTCGCCCTCTATAAATGGGAAGACGCAGAGGGAAAGCACACCTTTTGGCACTCCTCGGCCCACCTGCTGGCCGAAGCCCTCAAAGAACTTTATCCGGGTATACAATTTGGATTCGGACCTGCTCTGGAAAACGGGTTCTTCTATGACGTGATGACCAAAGACGGAACCGCCATCAGTGAAAACGATTTTACCAGAATAGAAGACAAAATGCGCGAACTTGCCAAACGCGACGAACCCATCGTTCGGCGCGACGTGGCAAAAGCCGATGCCTTAAAAGAATTTAAAGCCGACGGACAGGAATACAAATGCGAACATATCGATCTCGATCTCGAAGATGGTACCATCTCCACCTATACGCAGGGAGCCTTTACCGATCTCTGTCGCGGGCCTCACCTCATGTCTACCGGAGCGATCAAAGCCATCAAAATTCTCAGTACAGCTGGTGCCTTTTGGCGTGGCGATGCTAAACGCGACCAACTCACCCGCATCTACGGTATCACGTTCCCCAAGAAAAAAATGCTCGACGAATATCTCGTCATGCTCGAAGAAGCAAAAAAACGCGATCACCGAAAGATAGGCAAGGAAATGGAACTTTTCATGTTCTCCGAACGAGTGGGGAAGGGCCTGCCTATCTGGCTCCCCAAAGGCACAGAACTGCGTCTGCGTCTGCAAGATATGTTACGCAAAATTCAGAAACGCTATGGCTACCAGGAAGTCATTACACCGCACATCGGCAGTAAAAACCTCTACGTCACCTCCGGTCATTATGCACACTACGGCAAAGACTCATTCCAACCCATTCACACACCCGAGGAAGACGAAGAATACATGCTCAAACCCATGAACTGCCCTCACCACTGCGAAGTGTTTGCTTGGAAACCACGTTCGTACAAAGATCTGCCCCTGCGCATCGCAGAATTCGGTACCGTCTATCGATATGAAAAAAGTGGCGAACTACACGGACTCACTCGCGTTCGCTCATTCACTCAGGACGATGCCCATATCTTCTGCCATCCCGAACAAGTGAAGAACGAATTCCTTCGTGTGATGGACATCATTCAGGCCGTGTTCACCATCTTCCAATTCAACGACTTTGAAGCGCAAATCAGTCTGCGAGATCCCAAGAATACCGAGAAATATATCGGCTCAGACGAAGTGTGGGAGGAAAGCGAACAAGCCATTATCGACGCCTGTCGGGAAAAAGGACTCGATGCAAAGATAGAATACGGCGAGGCCGCATTCTATGGCCCGAAACTCGATTTTATGGTAAAAGATGCTATTGGTCGGCGTTGGCAACTCGGCACAATTCAAGTAGACTATAATCTGCCTGAACGTTTTAAGTTGGAATATACTGCTGAAGATAATACTAAAAAGACACCTGTGATGATCCACCGCGCTCCATTCGGATCGCTTGAACGCTTCTGTGCCGTTCTCATCGAACACACTGCGGGACACTTTCCTCTATGGCTCATCCCCGATCAAGTGGCCATCCTACCCATTTCCGAGAAATACAACGACTATGCCCAACGCGTAGCCAAATATCTCGACAGCGTAGGAGTGCGCGCCACACTCGATGCTCGCAATGAAAAAATAGGTCGAAAGATTCGTGACAACGAAATCAAACGCGTTCCCTATATGATTGTCGTCGGTGAAAAAGAAGCAGTCGAAGGACTCGTCTCCATGCGTAAACAAGGTGGTGGCGAGCAAGCGACCATGACGATGGAAGATTTTGCCAAACGCGTCAATGATGAAGTTGCTGCATTGCTTCAAGCCACCGATATTCATCCGGAAGATTGATGCCATCCATATTCTTACTCGTTGTAAACGCCTGTATCACTGCAAATAATCAAAGAATAATTTTGCATGTCGGTTGAAAAGTCGTACTTTTGCAGCCGCTTATCATATTATAGTTGAATGAAGAATGACAAAATAAAGAATCAGTATCGCGTGAATGAACAAATTCGTGTGAAAGAAGTGCGCATCGTTAGCGATGGTGGCTCCACCGTTGTTCCAACACGTCAGGCAATGGATATGGCACGTAGCCAAGGAGTGGATCTCGTGGAGATTTCTCCTAATGCCCAACCGCCCGTTTGTCGTCTCATTGACTATTCGAAATTCCTTTACCAGCAGAAAAAGCATGCAAAGGAAATGAAAGCAAAACAGGTGAAAGTTGACGTGAAAGAGATTCGTTTTGGACCACAGACGGATGAACACGATTATCAGTTCAAACTGAAGCATGCCAAAGAATTCTTAGACAACGGTAACAAGGTTCGTGCATATGTCTTCTTCCGAGGTCGCTCCATTCTTTTCAAAGAACAAGGAGAAGTCCTTTTACTTCGATTTGCCAACGATTTGGAAGAATACGGAAAAGTAGAACAGATGCCTGCCCTTGAAGGAAAGAAAATGTTTCTCTACCTTGCTCCGAAGAAAACTGGAGCTGTGAAAAAGAGCCAGCAAAAGTTGGATCGCGAGAAACGCGAGGCCGAAGCCAAAGATCCGGAGGAGGACGCAGAAAACACAAATAACGGTTTATTTGCAAATGCCAAGAACGGTGAAGACGTTTTGAAAAAGCTACAGACCGAATAATAACAACAAGAATAAAGAAAGAAGGTGCGTAACGCCCGGTATTATGCGTTACCACATAAATAATAACAATTTAAACAACAAAAAAATGCCAAAAGTAAAGACTAATTCCGGTGCAAAGAAGAGATTTCGTTTTACCGGTACAGGTAAGATTAAGAGACATCATGCTTACCACAGTCACATCCTGACAAAGAAAACAAAGAAGCAAAAGAGAAATTTGGTTCACCAAACTCTCGTAGATCGTTCCAACATGAAACAGGTTCGCGATTTGCTCTGCTTGCGTTAAAATTCAGTCAAACATTTAAAAGTTAAGAAAGAACTATGCCAAGATCAGTTAATCACGTTGCTTCAAGAGCAAAGAGAAAGAGAATTCTGAAACTCACGAAAGGTTACTTCGGAGCAAGAAAGAATGTTTGGACTGTAGCAAAAAATACCTGGGAGAAAGGTCTCACCTATGCCTATCGTGATCGTAGAAATAAGAAACGCACTTTCCGTGCTTTATGGATTCAGCGTATCAACGCTGCTGCGCGTTTGGAGAATATGACCTATTCTACTTTGATGGGTGCACTGCATAAGGCCGGTATCGAAATCAACCGCAAGGTATTGGCTGACCTGGCTGTGAACAATCCCCAGGCCTTTAAAGCCATTGTGGATAAGGTGAAATAAACCATTCTTCTGGTTTAGTAAGATAGAGGAGTTTTAACTTTAAAAGTGAAATGTAATTGGCAGCATTGCCAACTCTATAACAAACAAAGAGGATGTATCATTCATTTAATGATACATCCTCTTTGTTTGTATATACGCTATTATTTTGAGTCGCGCTCTTCATCTGATCGGACTATTTTCTCGCAAATAACATTCTATTGAACTGTTTGATACTGCCAAGGGGCGCAAGGAACGACATGTATTCCAAAAGAAAGGGTAAGACCGTAAATCAGCGGACCTTTTAATGTTGCACGATGTAAGTAGAGAGGAGGAGCACAAGCAAAATAGTGCATCCAATGTATGAAATGAAGGAGAGGTAACGAAAACGTTTCTCATCCGCAAAACGATAATAATAGGTACAGGCCTTGTAGCAGAGAAAGGAAATGGAGGTCCCCACGATGGCTCCAACAAGCAGATCACCAGGATAGTGCACACCGAGATAGATTCGACTATAGGAATGCAGCACGGCCCATGCATAGAGAAAGAGGGAGAGTCTCCAGTTTTTGAAAATCAACATGCAGAGCGTAGCCAGCATAAACGAATTGGAGGCATGGCAGGAGGGAAAACCGTAGTTACCGCCTCGATATCCGTCTACGATATGCACCAAATGACTGATACCGCTGTGGAGGTTTGACGGACGTGGGCGATTGAAGAGGGGACGAATAAGTTCCGCGCAGGTGAAGTCACTCAAGGCAAAGGCCACGCCGAAGACTGCCAAAATCACCAAGAGTCGAGGTTTCAGTCCCGCATGGATAATGCTTATGACAAAGATAGTAAAGTACATCGGCGTCCAAACCCATTTGTTGGAGATGAGCGACATAAAGTAGTCGAAAAAAGAATTGTGAAATCCGTTCAGCCAGAGCAGTGTGGCGGCATCCCAGTTGTTGAGCGTTTCTATCATAAAAAGGAGGAGACTTAGCGACTGGCGATATCGTCGTAGAGTTTTTGCAAATAGACCTTACCATAGGGTAGATTTCGACCAGGGCAGCGACCTGTGTCCGAAATCACCGTCTTAGTATCACAATTAAAGACCACAGCATTCTCCTTCGTGATCATTATTAGTGCATTCGGGACGGTAGCGAATCCAAAATGAGGAACCCTGGGATTGAGCAGATCTTTACTAAAGGTGAAAGCTTTGTAAGACAAACCAAGTTGTGAAAGCAGCGTTGCGGCGATGTCAACCTGCGATCCGTAAGTACCAATCTTACCACCACCTTTGAGAGCCCCGCCGAGAAGGATGAGTGGAATATGGTAGCGGTCGACCGAATAGTTGTCGATATTTTCAGGATAACAGCCCAAGTGGTCGGGAACGAGAATTACGAGCGTATTCTTCCATTCTGGGAGTCGCTTGGCTTGAGCAATGAAACGTCCCAAACAATCGTCGGTATAGGCAAAAGCATTGAGAATTTTGTTTTCGAGCCGATGATAAGGAACGTCGAACGGTTCATGACTACTACTGGTTTGTATCACCTTAAGGTAAGGCATAGCCGACGGCTTTCTGAGATCTTCTAAGGCCCGGTTGAAGACATACTCATCGGGCACGCCCCATTTGCTGAGTCGCAGGTGGAGTGGGAAGTCAGCATCGCAAACGATCTTTTCAAAGCCCGCCGTTGTGAGAAAGGAGCGCATGTTGGTAAAATCAGCGTCGCCCCCGTAGTAATAAGCCA from Prevotella sp. oral taxon 475 encodes:
- the rplT gene encoding 50S ribosomal protein L20; this encodes MPRSVNHVASRAKRKRILKLTKGYFGARKNVWTVAKNTWEKGLTYAYRDRRNKKRTFRALWIQRINAAARLENMTYSTLMGALHKAGIEINRKVLADLAVNNPQAFKAIVDKVK
- the infC gene encoding translation initiation factor IF-3, which codes for MKNDKIKNQYRVNEQIRVKEVRIVSDGGSTVVPTRQAMDMARSQGVDLVEISPNAQPPVCRLIDYSKFLYQQKKHAKEMKAKQVKVDVKEIRFGPQTDEHDYQFKLKHAKEFLDNGNKVRAYVFFRGRSILFKEQGEVLLLRFANDLEEYGKVEQMPALEGKKMFLYLAPKKTGAVKKSQQKLDREKREAEAKDPEEDAENTNNGLFANAKNGEDVLKKLQTE
- a CDS encoding phosphatase PAP2 family protein, which produces MIETLNNWDAATLLWLNGFHNSFFDYFMSLISNKWVWTPMYFTIFVISIIHAGLKPRLLVILAVFGVAFALSDFTCAELIRPLFNRPRPSNLHSGISHLVHIVDGYRGGNYGFPSCHASNSFMLATLCMLIFKNWRLSLFLYAWAVLHSYSRIYLGVHYPGDLLVGAIVGTSISFLCYKACTYYYRFADEKRFRYLSFISYIGCTILLVLLLSTYIVQH
- the hisS gene encoding histidine--tRNA ligase gives rise to the protein MTNKPSIPKGTRDFSPIEMAKRNYIFNTIKSVYALYGFEPIETPAMETLQTLLGKYGEEGDKLLFKVLNSGDFMSKVATEELVDGNSLRLSTCICEKGLRYDLTVPFARYVVMHRDELQLPFKRYQIQPVWRADRPQKGRYREFYQCDADVVGSDSLLNEVELLQIIDTVFTRFGIRVQIKLNNRKILAGIAEYIGAPDQIVDITVAIDKLDKIGLDAVNAELLSSGIPADAIEKLQPILTLSGSNADKLDTIYRTIATSETGKKGIEETRFILDKLDMVGLNNELELDLTLARGLNYYTGAIFEVKACDVAIGSITGGGRYDNLTGIFGMPGLSGVGFSFGADRIYDVLNTLDLYPRELVGTTRLLFINFGEAEADYCLPLISQIRSAGITAEIYPDSVKMKKQMSYANAKHIPFVALAGETEMKAGKITLKNMETGEQTLVTIDELITAIG
- the rpmI gene encoding 50S ribosomal protein L35, coding for MPKVKTNSGAKKRFRFTGTGKIKRHHAYHSHILTKKTKKQKRNLVHQTLVDRSNMKQVRDLLCLR
- the thrS gene encoding threonine--tRNA ligase; the encoded protein is MIKITFPDGSVREYKKGITGIEIAQSISPALAREVLACGVNGKTVELNRPINEDATLALYKWEDAEGKHTFWHSSAHLLAEALKELYPGIQFGFGPALENGFFYDVMTKDGTAISENDFTRIEDKMRELAKRDEPIVRRDVAKADALKEFKADGQEYKCEHIDLDLEDGTISTYTQGAFTDLCRGPHLMSTGAIKAIKILSTAGAFWRGDAKRDQLTRIYGITFPKKKMLDEYLVMLEEAKKRDHRKIGKEMELFMFSERVGKGLPIWLPKGTELRLRLQDMLRKIQKRYGYQEVITPHIGSKNLYVTSGHYAHYGKDSFQPIHTPEEDEEYMLKPMNCPHHCEVFAWKPRSYKDLPLRIAEFGTVYRYEKSGELHGLTRVRSFTQDDAHIFCHPEQVKNEFLRVMDIIQAVFTIFQFNDFEAQISLRDPKNTEKYIGSDEVWEESEQAIIDACREKGLDAKIEYGEAAFYGPKLDFMVKDAIGRRWQLGTIQVDYNLPERFKLEYTAEDNTKKTPVMIHRAPFGSLERFCAVLIEHTAGHFPLWLIPDQVAILPISEKYNDYAQRVAKYLDSVGVRATLDARNEKIGRKIRDNEIKRVPYMIVVGEKEAVEGLVSMRKQGGGEQATMTMEDFAKRVNDEVAALLQATDIHPED